A window of the Clostridiaceae bacterium genome harbors these coding sequences:
- a CDS encoding AraC family transcriptional regulator: MVLICSLQTRCSHCGTENCAPGLPYGPAVRDHFIIHFVREGRGVFQCRDKVYNIEAGQGFLICPDEITFYQADLIDPWKYSWVGFHGFKAELYLKQAALSAEAPVFRCMDPSQLEGIFDQMISKTEEKTVRELRLVGLLNILLSKLIEINGACRPGLNTENISESYITKAIRYMHTNYSRQISISDIARDIGLNISYLGIIFKKYTGCTPQEYLIRLRIAKACSLMANPSLSIRNISHSVGYDDVFHFSKMFKKVKGLCPREYRKING, from the coding sequence ATTGTTCTAATATGCTCCTTACAAACTCGATGCTCTCACTGCGGAACGGAAAACTGTGCTCCGGGGCTGCCTTACGGCCCTGCAGTCCGCGATCATTTCATTATTCACTTTGTTCGCGAAGGGAGAGGAGTTTTCCAGTGCAGGGACAAGGTTTATAATATAGAAGCAGGACAAGGCTTTCTGATTTGTCCGGATGAAATTACATTTTATCAGGCTGACCTTATAGACCCCTGGAAGTATTCCTGGGTAGGCTTTCATGGATTTAAAGCAGAGTTGTATCTAAAACAGGCCGCTCTCTCCGCCGAAGCTCCTGTCTTCCGTTGTATGGATCCATCACAGCTTGAAGGCATATTTGATCAAATGATAAGCAAGACAGAGGAAAAAACTGTCCGGGAGCTGCGTCTTGTGGGGCTCCTGAATATCCTGCTGTCGAAGCTGATTGAGATCAATGGAGCCTGCAGACCTGGCCTTAATACAGAAAACATAAGTGAATCCTATATAACCAAGGCAATCCGTTATATGCACACCAATTATTCGAGACAGATAAGCATATCTGACATTGCACGTGATATTGGGCTTAATATCAGTTATCTCGGCATAATTTTCAAAAAGTACACCGGCTGCACTCCCCAGGAATACCTCATCCGGCTAAGGATAGCCAAAGCTTGCTCGCTAATGGCCAACCCGTCTCTATCCATCAGGAATATCTCCCATTCCGTGGGTTATGACGATGTATTTCACTTTTCCAAAATGTTCAAAAAGGTAAAAGGCCTCTGCCCGAGGGAATACAGAAAGATAAACGGGTAA